The window ACCTGAACATCCTGCTGGTATTGATTCCGCTGGGCTTCATGCCGCGCTACTTCTCCGATGCGGCGCTGTTTCGTGGCGACACCGGGCTGGGCCAGCACGTCCATGAGTTGCAGGCCGGGCCCTGGAGCCTGCAGTTGGCCGAATTGTGGGACGAGGCGCCTCGCCGCGACGGCCCTGCCGGCTATTTCAAGAGTTTCAATGCCACGCTCTGTGCCAGCTGCGGCGAGCAGGTCAAGGCCACCTACCTGCGGGTTGGCAAGCCACGCAGCCTGCGCGCCGCCGGGGTGATCTTCTTCGGCACCCCCTACCGCATGGGCGCCGTGGTGCCGATCCCGCAGAACACCGCCGACGACGCCGAGCTGTGGGTCACTCTCGAAGGCTGGGACGGTTCGGTCCACCAGGCCTCCATTCCCCTGAGCCAGGCATCGCCACTGACCATGGCCTGGTTGAAAAAACAAGGTGCACGCCCATGACCCCATTGCCTCGTTTCACCTCTTGCGCTCCCCTGCGACGCCTGCTGAGCAGCGCAGCACTGATCGCCGCCAGCGGTCTGAGCCTGAATGCCTGGGCACATAACCCGATGTGCGAATGCAAGCAGATCGACGCCGAGCAGATCCAGTGCAAGGGCGGCTTTTCCGATGGCAGCGGTGCGGCCGGCGTGACCCTGGACGTGATCGGCTATGACGAAACCGTACTGGTGCCCGGCAAGCTCGGTGACGACTCGACGCTGACCTTCAAGAAACCTGCCACCGATTTCTACGTACTCTTCGACGCCGGCCCCGGCCATGTCGTGGAAGTCGACAAGGCGGACATCGAAGCCCCATGAGTACCTCTACCACCCAGGTTGTACGCCCCGCCGGTGCCGGCCACGAAACCCTCTACGTCCTGCTGTTTTGCCTGATCGTACTGCTGGTCGCCGGCTCCGTGGTGGCCCTGCACGGCGAGAAACAGGATGTCGCGCCGGTCGCGGCCCACCAACTGGATGCCCGCCGCGACCTCACGCCGGGCGAACAGGGCATCTACGCCGACCTGCGGGTCACCCTCGACGAGATCCACCTGCTGCAGCAGGACCAGCAGGCCCTGCCCTCCCCCGCGCAACTGGCCGAGGAAGGCTTCGCGCCCTTCGCCCAGGATGCCAGCTCGGTCAGTCGCGGCGGCCACCGCTGGCAGTTGCTGGAGTCGCCCGCGTACCTCGGCCTGAGCCAGGTCTCGACGACAGCCGGCTCGTTCCTGATGCGGATCGGCAGTGACGCGAATGCCGCGCCGGATATCTGGCTCACGCGCAACGCCAACCCGACAGTGCCCGGCGACCTTGCCGACAGCGCCCTGATTGCCGCTGGCTGGCAGCAGGTGGTCGCGCAATTCGACGCCGGCGTGACCCGCCAGCATCGCCACTGAGCCGCTCCAAACACCGTTCACCCGGAGAAGATCGCCCCCTCATGTCCATTTCAGCCCTGTTCAGCCGCCGTCGCCTGCTCCTGGCCCTGCTGCTCGCGCCGCTCCTGTCGACCTTCCAGGTCCATGCCGACACCGCCAAACGCCTGCGCATCGGCATCACCCTGCACCCCTACTACAGCTACGTGGCCAATATCGTCGGCGACAAGGCCGAGGTGGTGCCGCTGATCCCGGCCGGCTTCAACCCCCATGCCTACGAGCCACGGGCCGAGGACATCAAGCGCATCGGCACGCTGGACGTGATCGTGCTCAACGGAGTCGGCCACGACGACTTCGCCGACCGCATGATCGCCGCCAGTGAGAAACCACAGATCCCGCTGATCGAGGCCAACGAGAACGTACCGCTGCTGGCTGCCACCGGTATCGCCGCACGTGGCGCCGGCAAGGTGGTCAACCCGCACACCTTCCTGTCCATCAGCGCGTCCATCGCCCAGGTCAACAACATCGCCCGCGAACTGGGCAAGCTCGACCCGGACAACGCCAAGTTCTACACCGCCAACGCCCGCGCCTACGGCAAGCGCCTGCGCCAGCTGCGCGCCGACGCCCTGGCGAAACTGACCCAGGCGCCCAACGCCGACCTGCGGGTAGCGACGGTGCATGCGGCCTATGACTATCTGCTGCGCGAGTTCGGCCTGGAAGTCACCGCCGTGGTCGAGCCGGCCCACGGGATCGAGCCGAGTCCGAGCCAATTGAAGAAAACCATCGACCAACTGCGCGAGCTGGATGTGAAGGTGATCTTCTCGGAGCTGGACTTCCCGTCCACCTACGTCGAGACCATCCAGCGCGAGTCCGGGGTGAAGCTCTACCCGCTGTCGCACATTTCCTATGGTGACTACACCGCCGACAAGTACGAGAAGGAAATGAGCAACAACCTCAACACCGTGGTCAAGGCGATCCAGGAGGCGGGCGCATGACCGCCGCCGAGAGCATCGAGCGCATCGCCAGCGGGCCGACCCTGGACTTCGACGGGATCAACCTGACCCTGGGCCGCACCACCATTCTCGACAACGTCAGCTTCCAGGTCCGCCCCGGCCACGTGCATGCGCTGGTCGGTCCCAACGGCGGTGGCAAAAGTTCGCTGATCAAGACCCTGCTCGGGCAGATGCCGCACCAGGGCCACCTGAGCCTGCAATGGCAGGGTGCACCGGGCACCATCGGCTACGTCCCCCAGGCACTGGAGTTCGACCGTGGCCTGCCGATGACCGTCGACGATTTCATGGCTGCCATGTGCCAGCGCCGCCCGGCCTTCCTCGGCCTGTCGCGGCACTTCGCCGGGGCGATCGGCGAAGCGCTGGAGCGGGTCGGCATGCAGGACAAGCGCAAGCGGCGCATGGGTGCCCTGTCGGGCGGAGAACGCCAGCGGGTGCTGCTGGCCCAGGGGCTGATCCCGCCACCGCAACTGCTGGTGCTCGACGAGCCGATGTCGGCCCTCGACGAGGCCGGTATCCAGGTGTTCGAGCGCCTGCTCGGTGAGTGGCGCCGCGCCGGCATCACCGTGCTGTGGATCGAACACGACCTGGAGGCGGTCAAGCGCCTGGCCGACCGGGTCACCGGCCTCAACCGCAGGATCCTGTTCGATGCCAGCCCCGCCGAAGCACTGACGCCGGAGCGCCTGCTGACGCTGTTTTCCACTCACCCACGCGGCGAGGCCACTCAACCATGACCTATGAAGCTTTTCGCCTGATGATCCAGGGCTGGGCCGCCGACGGCCTGCTGCCAGCGGCACTGGCCTATGGTTTCGTGATCAATGCGCTGCTCGCCGGTCTGTTGATCGGCCCGGTACTCGGTGGCCTCGGCACCCTGGTGGTGGTCAAGCGCTTCGCGTTCTTCTCCGAATCGGTAGGTCACGCGGCATTGACTGGCGTCGCCATCGGCATCCTGCTCGGCGAACCCTACACCGGCCCCTACGGCAGCCTGTTCGGTTACTGCCTGCTGTTCGGCGTGCTGCTCAACTACCTGCGCAACCGTACCGGCCTGGCCCCGGACACGCTGATTGGGGTGTTCCTCTCGGTGTCGCTGGCCCTCGGCGCCAGCCTGCTGCTGATACTGGCCGGCAAGATCAACATCCACATCCTGGAAAACGTGCTGTTCGGCTCGGTCCTGACAGTCAACGGCAATGACCTGCTGGTACTGCTGGTGGTCGGTGCGCTGGTGCTGGGCCTGAGCCTGCCGCTGTACAACCGGATCATGCTGGCCAGCTTCAACCCACAGCTGGCCGCCGTACGCGGCGTCGCGGTGAAGGCCCTCGACTACCTGTTCGTGGTGCTGGTAACGCTGATCACCGTGGCCGCGGTCAAGGTCATCGGCGCGATCCTGGTCGGTGCCCTGCTGGTGATCCCGGCTGCCGCCGCGCGCCTGCTCAGCCAGTCGCTCAAGGGCTTCTTCTGGATCTCCGTGGCGATCGCCACCGTCAGCACCCTGAGCGGCATCCTGCTGCCGATCCTGTTCGACCTGCCCGTACCGTCCGGTGCGGCGATCATCCTGATGGCCGGTCTCGGCTTCGCCCTGGCGGCGATCGCCCGCGGTACCGTGCCCAGCCTCAAAGGGAATATCGGATAAATGCCAAATCTTCGCCCTCTCGCCCTTGCCCTGCTGCTGAGCGGCCTCTACAGCAGCGCATCGTTCTCCAGCCAGGCACCGATGCCAATCACCGCCAACCACGGCCTGGGCACTGCGGCCCTGCACACCAGCAGCGAGAAACAGAGCGTGCGTATCCTCGCCAGCCTGCCCGTCACCTACGGTCTCGGTGAAATCCTGCTCAAGGACAGCGGCGTCGAGCTGCAACGCGCCGCTGACGCCAACCTGCCAGGCAGCCGCCAGAGCGCCTATTTCAGCGGCCGTGGCGCTCCCGCCCTGCAGAAGCTGGCCAACCAGGCCGACGCAGTGATCGGCCTGCGCTCGTTGTGGCCGGATGATCCGCTGTACATCATGGCCCGGCGCAGCAACGTGCGCATCGTCGAGGTCGACGCCGCACGCCCGGTGGATGGCGCCTTGCCAGGCATCGCGGTGCAACCAGGCCAGGGCACCGATGGCCTGAACAGCCAGCCATGGCTGTCGAGCAACAACCTGGGGCGCATGGCCGATGTGACCGCCGCCGACCTGGTGCGCCTGGCGCCTGCGGCCAAGCCGAAGATCGAGAGCAACCTGGCGACGCTCAAGCAGCGCCTGCTCAAGCTCAGCGCCGACAGCGAAACGCGCCTGGCCAAGGCCGACAACCTCAGCGTATTCAGCCTCTCCGAGCGCTTCGGCTACCTGGTCGGCGGGCTCAACCTGGAGCTGATCCAGGTCGATGCGCGCAGCGATGAGCAGTGGACACCCGAGGCCCTGGCAAAACTGAGCGAAACCCTCAAGGACGCCGATGTGAAGCTGGTGCTGGATCACCGCCAGCCGCCGGAAGCGGTGAAGGCGGCGATTGCCCAGGCTGGCAGCACGCTGCTGGTACTCGAAACCGAGAGCGTCGATCCATTGACCGGGCTCGAAGCCTCGATCACCCAGGTGCTGGATATCCTGGCGCCGACATAAGTTGGAGTCTGGGGGGCTTGTGGTGGAGTTCCGGGCCTCTTCGCGGATAAATCCGGCTCCCACAGTGACCGAGCAAGACACACATCTTGTGAGCGCCGCAAAAACGGTGGGAGCCGGATTTATCCGCGAAGAGGCCATTGCAGACACCAACAAAAAAGGCACCTTCACAGGTGCCTTTCTTCGAGCCCTACAATCAGGCCACCTGGGCGTCCATCTTCTGGCGCAGGCTCAGGGGGCGCATGTCGGTCCAGACCTCCTCGATGTAGGCCAGGCACTCCTTCTTGAAGCCGCTCTTGCCTACGGCTCGCCAGCCATTGGGGATTGCCTTGTAGTCCGGCCAGATCGAATACTGCTCCTCGTGATTGACCACCACCTGAAAGACGATGTCATCGCGATCGAATACTGAAGTCATTGCGGTTCTCCATGAGAGTGGGTTGAGGCCACGCCGTTTGCGTGGCACTCGTGTAGTTGAAAACGTTCGGCCCCGGCAAAAAATTAGAGCTGGGGCAGCGCAGCCTCCAGGGCCTGGCCGAAGATCCGGGCCACTTCGTCGACCTGCGCGGCGGTGATCACCAGCGGTGGCAGGAAACGCACCACGCCGCCATGACGCCCGCCCAGTTCGAGGATCAGGCCGCGCTTGAGGCACTCACGCTGAAGCAGCGGTGCCAGTCGTGGCAATGCTGGCGGGTGGCCCTGGGCATCCGGGGCGCCGGCCGGATCGACCAGCTCGACCCCCAGCATCAGCCCGCGTCCGCGAATATCACCCAACTGCGGGAAATCACGCTGCAGCAGGCGCAGGTGTTCGCACAGGCGCTCCCCCATGGCGTGCGCATGGGCGGGCAGATCGTGCTCCTTGAGGTAGCGCATGACCGCGGAACCGGTCGCCATGGCCATCTGGTTGCCACGGAAAGTGCCGGCATGTGCCCCCGGAGCCCAGGTGTCGAGCCAGTCACGATAGACCATCACCGCCAATGGCAGGCTGCCACCGATGGCCTTGGACATCACCACCACATCCGGGACGATTCCGGCGTGCTCGAAGGCGAACATTTTACCGGTACGGCCGAAACCACTCTGGATCTCGTCGACGATCAGTGCCACGCCGGCCTTTTCGGTGATCCGCCGCAGGCCACGCAGCCAGTCGAGGTCCGCCGGGATCATGCCGCCTTCGCCCTGCACCGCCTCGACGATGATCGCCGCCGGCAGTTGCACACCGCCTTCGGGATCGTTCAGCAGGTTCTCCAGGTAATGCAGGTTGACCTTGACCCCTTCGGCGCCCCCCAGACCGAACGGGCAACGATAGTCATGGGGATACGGCAGGAACTGCACGCCATTGCCCAACAGCGCGCCCAGCGGCTTCTTCGGCCCCAGGTTGCCCATCAGGCTCAAGGCCCCCTGGCTCATGCCATGGTAGGCGCCCTGGAACGACAGCACGGTGCTGCGTCCGGTGGCCGTGCGTACCAGCTTGAGGGCGGCTTCCACCGCATCGGTACCGGTCGGGCCGCAGAACTGGATCTTCGCTTCCTTGGCCAGGGCCTCGGGCAGCAGGCCGAACAGGTCCTGGACGAACTGGTCCTTGACCGGCGTGGTGAGATCGAGGGTATGCAGCGGCAGTTCATCAGCCAGTACCTGCTGGATCGCCTCGATCACCACCGGATGATTGTGCCCCAGCGCCAAGGTGCCGGCGCCGGCCAGGCAGTCGATGAAACGACGACCTTCGACGTCCTCGACATACAGGCCCTTGGCCCGCTTGAGCGCCAGCGGAATACGCCGCGGGTAGCTGCGGGCATTCGACTCCTGGCGGTTCTGCCTGGCCAGCAGCGGCGATTCGTCGAACTGGTAGAGCTCTTGCGCCGTGGACTGGCTGGGGCGGATCGGCGGTTTTTCGATAAGGCTGGTAGCGACTGACATCTCTCGATCCCTCAATAGCGGGTGGGGTGGCCAAAACCTTCATCCGCGCGCGGGTACGTGCGCGCGAATTGCATCTTCTGGAAACGCACCAGCCGGGTCGGGATTTACACCTTCCAGGGGATTGTTGGATGTTTTTTAGATCGTTGGGGCGGGGTTGGCAGCCCTCCCGAACCGACAGGGATTGCGTGCCCCCTTTCAGACCAGTGGCTTATGCATCGGAATCGCGATAAACCCCGCCACCCTGAAGGACTGCGCCGTCTGTCGGTAACCCAGGTGCCGGTAGAAACCCTCGGCAGTCAGGGTGCTGTTGAGCCGCACCGTGCCATGCCCTGCCGCCGTCAACCAGCGCTCCAGTCCGGCCACCAGCGCTCGCGCGATACCTCGCCGGAACCACTCCGGCTGCACGTAGCACAGCAGGATGCGCCCATCGTCGCGCGCCATGCCCACGCCCGCCGGC of the Pseudomonas vanderleydeniana genome contains:
- a CDS encoding thiamine pyrophosphate-binding protein, producing MSKAEAVHPISPLSRLWHKWRFHLNILLVLIPLGFMPRYFSDAALFRGDTGLGQHVHELQAGPWSLQLAELWDEAPRRDGPAGYFKSFNATLCASCGEQVKATYLRVGKPRSLRAAGVIFFGTPYRMGAVVPIPQNTADDAELWVTLEGWDGSVHQASIPLSQASPLTMAWLKKQGARP
- a CDS encoding DUF6162 family protein; the encoded protein is MSTSTTQVVRPAGAGHETLYVLLFCLIVLLVAGSVVALHGEKQDVAPVAAHQLDARRDLTPGEQGIYADLRVTLDEIHLLQQDQQALPSPAQLAEEGFAPFAQDASSVSRGGHRWQLLESPAYLGLSQVSTTAGSFLMRIGSDANAAPDIWLTRNANPTVPGDLADSALIAAGWQQVVAQFDAGVTRQHRH
- a CDS encoding metal ABC transporter ATP-binding protein; amino-acid sequence: MTAAESIERIASGPTLDFDGINLTLGRTTILDNVSFQVRPGHVHALVGPNGGGKSSLIKTLLGQMPHQGHLSLQWQGAPGTIGYVPQALEFDRGLPMTVDDFMAAMCQRRPAFLGLSRHFAGAIGEALERVGMQDKRKRRMGALSGGERQRVLLAQGLIPPPQLLVLDEPMSALDEAGIQVFERLLGEWRRAGITVLWIEHDLEAVKRLADRVTGLNRRILFDASPAEALTPERLLTLFSTHPRGEATQP
- a CDS encoding metal ABC transporter permease, coding for MTYEAFRLMIQGWAADGLLPAALAYGFVINALLAGLLIGPVLGGLGTLVVVKRFAFFSESVGHAALTGVAIGILLGEPYTGPYGSLFGYCLLFGVLLNYLRNRTGLAPDTLIGVFLSVSLALGASLLLILAGKINIHILENVLFGSVLTVNGNDLLVLLVVGALVLGLSLPLYNRIMLASFNPQLAAVRGVAVKALDYLFVVLVTLITVAAVKVIGAILVGALLVIPAAAARLLSQSLKGFFWISVAIATVSTLSGILLPILFDLPVPSGAAIILMAGLGFALAAIARGTVPSLKGNIG
- a CDS encoding metal ABC transporter solute-binding protein, Zn/Mn family — protein: MPNLRPLALALLLSGLYSSASFSSQAPMPITANHGLGTAALHTSSEKQSVRILASLPVTYGLGEILLKDSGVELQRAADANLPGSRQSAYFSGRGAPALQKLANQADAVIGLRSLWPDDPLYIMARRSNVRIVEVDAARPVDGALPGIAVQPGQGTDGLNSQPWLSSNNLGRMADVTAADLVRLAPAAKPKIESNLATLKQRLLKLSADSETRLAKADNLSVFSLSERFGYLVGGLNLELIQVDARSDEQWTPEALAKLSETLKDADVKLVLDHRQPPEAVKAAIAQAGSTLLVLETESVDPLTGLEASITQVLDILAPT
- a CDS encoding MbtH family protein, translating into MTSVFDRDDIVFQVVVNHEEQYSIWPDYKAIPNGWRAVGKSGFKKECLAYIEEVWTDMRPLSLRQKMDAQVA
- a CDS encoding aspartate aminotransferase family protein — translated: MSVATSLIEKPPIRPSQSTAQELYQFDESPLLARQNRQESNARSYPRRIPLALKRAKGLYVEDVEGRRFIDCLAGAGTLALGHNHPVVIEAIQQVLADELPLHTLDLTTPVKDQFVQDLFGLLPEALAKEAKIQFCGPTGTDAVEAALKLVRTATGRSTVLSFQGAYHGMSQGALSLMGNLGPKKPLGALLGNGVQFLPYPHDYRCPFGLGGAEGVKVNLHYLENLLNDPEGGVQLPAAIIVEAVQGEGGMIPADLDWLRGLRRITEKAGVALIVDEIQSGFGRTGKMFAFEHAGIVPDVVVMSKAIGGSLPLAVMVYRDWLDTWAPGAHAGTFRGNQMAMATGSAVMRYLKEHDLPAHAHAMGERLCEHLRLLQRDFPQLGDIRGRGLMLGVELVDPAGAPDAQGHPPALPRLAPLLQRECLKRGLILELGGRHGGVVRFLPPLVITAAQVDEVARIFGQALEAALPQL
- a CDS encoding GNAT family N-acetyltransferase, whose protein sequence is MDTAIDIRPAIAADAGIISRILQRSIRVGCSRDHRNEPARLEAWIRTRSIGHVLPWLADPRLYLNLAHWQGKPAGVGMARDDGRILLCYVQPEWFRRGIARALVAGLERWLTAAGHGTVRLNSTLTAEGFYRHLGYRQTAQSFRVAGFIAIPMHKPLV